A genomic segment from Propionibacteriaceae bacterium ZF39 encodes:
- a CDS encoding alpha/beta fold hydrolase: MITSADRTHHRPRRRLRRVGFVTLAALAALGLAGLVIPTSPGVGHFRTPGDRDAYVEAYLAALATLPAPTRTLDLTTRFGTVRAYEWSPPEIAATDPRFTIPVVFMPGRASGAPMWRENLPSLIGHRRLVIFDALGDAGLSAQTVLITSMADQAAWLEESVGQLAEGRVHVVGHSFGGATAMAYARAHPERIASLTLLEPAFTFAYPPASTFFWASVLGLPVPASWRDRATREIAGEDDPIDYSDPVARLIDRAAAGYSADLPVPTPLNAHQLADLRVPVYLALADHKSLAGGERAAERARGLPCATVQIWPNTTHSLPMQVVEPLAEELVTFWAAHDA, from the coding sequence ATGATCACGTCAGCCGACCGCACCCATCATCGGCCCCGTCGCCGTCTCCGCCGCGTTGGTTTCGTGACCCTCGCCGCCCTTGCTGCCCTCGGGCTGGCCGGTCTGGTCATCCCCACCTCACCCGGTGTGGGACATTTCCGCACCCCCGGAGACCGGGACGCCTATGTCGAGGCCTATCTCGCCGCGCTGGCAACGCTGCCCGCTCCGACGAGAACGCTCGACCTGACCACGCGATTCGGGACGGTCCGGGCCTATGAATGGAGTCCCCCCGAGATCGCCGCGACCGACCCGCGCTTCACCATCCCCGTCGTGTTCATGCCGGGACGCGCTTCCGGAGCGCCCATGTGGCGGGAGAATCTTCCCAGCCTGATCGGGCATCGGCGGCTGGTGATCTTCGATGCACTCGGTGATGCCGGCCTTTCGGCCCAGACCGTCCTGATCACCTCGATGGCCGATCAGGCGGCCTGGCTCGAGGAAAGTGTTGGGCAACTGGCCGAGGGTCGGGTGCACGTGGTCGGACACTCGTTCGGCGGCGCGACGGCGATGGCGTATGCCCGCGCCCATCCGGAGAGGATCGCCTCGCTCACGCTCCTGGAACCGGCGTTCACATTCGCCTATCCTCCGGCATCGACGTTCTTCTGGGCGAGCGTGTTGGGCCTGCCCGTCCCGGCATCCTGGCGGGACCGGGCCACTCGGGAGATCGCGGGGGAGGACGACCCGATCGACTACAGCGATCCGGTGGCCCGCCTGATCGACCGGGCTGCAGCCGGGTATTCGGCGGACCTGCCCGTCCCCACTCCCCTCAACGCCCATCAGCTGGCCGACCTTCGCGTACCCGTCTATCTGGCGCTCGCCGACCACAAGTCGCTGGCCGGTGGCGAACGCGCCGCCGAACGCGCCCGTGGGCTGCCGTGCGCGACGGTGCAGATCTGGCCGAACACGACGCATTCGCTGCCCATGCAGGTCGTCGAGCCCTTGGCCGAGGAGCTGGTGACATTCTGGGCAGCCCATGACGCGTGA
- the dop gene encoding depupylase/deamidase Dop — MSQVFGVETEYGISVYGEGPASGLHPMHWSNLLVRTYGESAGVQRWDYDTENPLVDARGFTVPRDIAHPDQLTDDDSMANLVLTNGARFYVDHAHPEYSGPEVTSARDAVLFDAAGDRIVLAAARAASQRLGQEIRIHKNNTDGKGASYGTHENYLLQRSTPFHRIVVQFSGFLVSRQPLSGAGRVGIGQHSQTAGFQITQRADFFESEVGLETTLNRPIINTRDEPHADNRKHRRLHVIAGDANRSEYAGWLKIGTAGLTLAAIEADLVGDGVRLAGPVAAMRAVSHDLDCRVLLPLADGREVTALDLQEIYADAVERLITERPEQLAHPDEARLLLDEWRLTLDALRDDPARLADRLDWVAKWSLMESYRQRDALAWDHPKLALIDLQYTDVDPARSLYAALVRKGRMRRLLTDPEIDDAMVNPPTDTRAYFRGRCMAQYPQSVVAAAWDSLIVEVPQRRTLLRIPMLDPLRGTKSHVGAQLDAHADMGSLVIALEL, encoded by the coding sequence GTGAGTCAGGTTTTCGGAGTCGAGACCGAATACGGCATCTCGGTGTATGGGGAGGGCCCGGCCTCCGGGCTGCACCCGATGCATTGGAGCAATCTCCTCGTGCGGACCTATGGCGAATCGGCCGGAGTTCAGCGTTGGGACTATGACACCGAGAATCCCCTCGTGGATGCGCGCGGGTTCACGGTTCCGCGCGACATTGCCCATCCGGACCAGCTGACCGACGACGACTCGATGGCCAACCTGGTCCTGACCAATGGCGCCCGGTTCTATGTGGACCATGCCCATCCCGAGTATTCGGGCCCCGAGGTCACCTCGGCGCGCGATGCGGTCCTGTTCGACGCGGCGGGGGACAGGATCGTCCTCGCGGCAGCGCGCGCGGCGAGCCAGCGGTTGGGCCAGGAAATCCGGATCCACAAGAACAACACCGACGGCAAGGGTGCGTCCTATGGCACGCATGAGAACTACCTGCTCCAGCGGTCGACCCCGTTCCACCGCATCGTGGTGCAGTTCTCCGGGTTCCTCGTGTCACGCCAGCCGCTGTCGGGCGCGGGTCGGGTCGGCATCGGCCAACACAGCCAGACCGCCGGCTTCCAGATCACCCAACGAGCCGACTTCTTCGAATCCGAGGTCGGGCTCGAAACCACGCTCAACCGCCCGATCATCAACACCCGCGACGAGCCCCATGCCGACAACCGCAAACACCGTCGACTCCATGTCATCGCCGGTGACGCCAACCGCTCGGAATATGCCGGCTGGCTCAAGATCGGCACGGCGGGGCTGACCCTCGCGGCGATCGAGGCCGACCTGGTGGGTGATGGCGTACGCCTGGCCGGCCCGGTCGCGGCGATGCGGGCGGTGAGCCATGACCTCGACTGCCGGGTGCTGCTGCCGTTGGCCGACGGGCGTGAGGTTACGGCTCTGGACCTCCAGGAGATCTATGCCGACGCCGTCGAGCGGCTCATCACCGAGCGGCCCGAGCAGCTGGCCCATCCTGACGAGGCCCGCCTGCTGCTGGACGAGTGGCGGTTGACTCTCGATGCCCTCCGGGACGATCCCGCCCGGCTGGCCGACCGGCTCGACTGGGTCGCCAAGTGGTCCCTCATGGAGTCCTATCGGCAGCGAGATGCGCTCGCCTGGGATCATCCCAAGCTGGCGTTGATCGATCTGCAATACACCGATGTGGATCCGGCCCGGAGCCTGTATGCGGCGCTGGTCCGCAAGGGGCGCATGCGCCGACTGCTCACTGATCCCGAGATCGATGACGCGATGGTGAACCCACCGACGGACACGCGGGCCTATTTCCGGGGCCGCTGCATGGCCCAATATCCGCAGTCGGTGGTGGCGGCGGCCTGGGATTCGCTGATCGTGGAGGTGCCGCAGCGGCGCACGTTGCTGCGGATTCCCATGCTCGATCCGCTGCGGGGGACCAAGTCCCACGTCGGAGCCCAGCTCGACGCCCATGCCGACATGGGCAGCCTCGTCATCGCGCTGGAGCTCTGA
- the prcA gene encoding proteasome subunit alpha has protein sequence MSMPVYVAPEQQMKDRADFARKGIARGRSVVVLRYADGICFVAENRSQALHKVSEIYDRIGFAAVGRYNEFENLRIAGIRHADMRGYSYDRADVTGRGLANAYAQLLGTIFSSGGEKPYEVEIIVAELGQTAATDQIYRLTYDGSVGDEEHFAVMGGNADEITKRIAERYADSATLAEAVRNAVAGLSGEGEPVPVESLEVAVLDRNRPQPRKFRRLRAEALSEILGRSAEESTADPATDRPTTATLADADGSTGAGDEESDATEATE, from the coding sequence ATGAGCATGCCCGTCTATGTGGCCCCCGAACAGCAGATGAAGGACCGCGCCGACTTTGCCCGCAAGGGCATCGCGCGGGGCCGTTCGGTCGTGGTGCTGCGGTACGCCGACGGGATCTGCTTCGTGGCCGAGAACCGGTCGCAGGCACTCCACAAGGTGTCGGAGATCTATGACCGCATCGGCTTCGCCGCGGTCGGTCGCTACAACGAGTTCGAGAACCTGCGCATCGCCGGCATCCGCCATGCCGACATGCGCGGCTATTCCTATGACCGCGCCGATGTGACCGGTCGGGGGTTGGCAAACGCGTACGCTCAGCTGCTCGGCACGATCTTCTCCTCCGGGGGTGAGAAGCCGTATGAGGTCGAGATCATCGTGGCCGAGCTCGGCCAGACAGCCGCCACCGACCAGATCTATCGGCTCACCTATGACGGTTCCGTCGGCGACGAGGAGCACTTCGCGGTGATGGGCGGCAACGCCGATGAGATCACCAAACGCATCGCCGAGCGGTACGCCGACTCGGCGACCCTGGCCGAGGCCGTCCGCAATGCCGTCGCCGGCCTGAGCGGTGAGGGTGAGCCCGTGCCGGTGGAGTCCCTCGAAGTCGCTGTCCTCGACCGCAATCGGCCTCAGCCGCGCAAGTTCCGCCGGCTCCGCGCCGAGGCCCTGTCGGAGATCCTGGGTCGCAGTGCCGAGGAATCCACGGCGGATCCCGCCACCGACAGGCCGACCACCGCCACCCTCGCCGACGCCGATGGCAGCACCGGCGCGGGTGACGAAGAATCGGACGCCACCGAGGCCACGGAGTGA
- a CDS encoding DUF3054 domain-containing protein, producing the protein MKVAGAIALDVALVLAFVTLSRLSHSQPMTPDGIAGTAWPFLVGLLIGWVVTRSWQSTLSFWAAFGVFIGTFAVGIAFRHLTYTGAQPSFVAMAFSVLSVLLMGWRLMAYLELRRREPEAALQTGTIA; encoded by the coding sequence ATGAAGGTGGCAGGCGCGATCGCACTCGACGTGGCACTGGTGCTGGCCTTCGTCACCCTGAGCCGCCTCAGCCATTCCCAGCCGATGACACCGGATGGGATCGCCGGCACGGCCTGGCCCTTCCTCGTGGGGCTCCTGATCGGCTGGGTCGTCACCCGGTCGTGGCAGAGCACCCTGAGCTTCTGGGCGGCGTTCGGCGTCTTCATCGGCACGTTCGCCGTCGGGATCGCCTTCCGTCACCTCACCTACACGGGTGCGCAGCCGTCCTTCGTGGCCATGGCCTTCTCGGTGCTGTCGGTGCTGCTCATGGGGTGGCGCCTGATGGCCTACCTCGAACTGCGCCGACGGGAACCCGAAGCCGCGCTGCAGACGGGGACGATCGCCTGA
- the prcB gene encoding proteasome subunit beta, with protein MGLPAAYLRAGSSSFTEFLADVAPELLPGRQAPVTDASHLAPHGTTIVSATYPGGVVMAGDRRATMGNMIAQRDIEKVYASDEYSLVGIAGAAGLAVEMVRLFRVELEHYEKIEGAPLSLDGKANRLANMIRGNLPMAMQGLAVLPLFAGWDLAAEQGRIWSYDATGGRYEETAFHAVGSGSIYARGSLKKLYRNDLTAEECATVVIQALYDAADDDSATGGPDMQRRIFPVVMTASGDGVDRFDDDRIGTLVDNIVAARRRRPDGPAAPLV; from the coding sequence ATGGGGCTGCCGGCGGCCTACCTGCGCGCCGGGTCCAGCTCCTTCACCGAGTTCCTTGCTGATGTCGCCCCCGAACTGCTGCCGGGACGGCAGGCGCCGGTCACCGACGCGAGCCACCTCGCGCCCCACGGCACAACGATCGTGTCGGCCACCTATCCCGGCGGTGTGGTCATGGCCGGAGACCGCCGGGCGACCATGGGCAACATGATCGCCCAGCGCGACATCGAGAAGGTCTATGCCTCCGACGAATACTCGCTGGTGGGCATTGCCGGTGCTGCGGGTCTGGCCGTGGAGATGGTGCGGCTGTTCCGCGTGGAACTGGAGCACTACGAAAAGATCGAGGGCGCACCGCTGTCCCTCGACGGCAAGGCCAACCGACTGGCCAACATGATCCGCGGCAACCTGCCGATGGCCATGCAGGGGCTCGCCGTCCTTCCGCTGTTCGCCGGCTGGGATCTGGCAGCCGAGCAGGGCCGCATCTGGTCCTACGACGCGACGGGCGGGCGTTATGAGGAGACCGCGTTCCATGCGGTCGGCTCCGGCTCGATCTATGCCCGGGGCTCACTCAAGAAGCTCTATCGCAACGACCTCACGGCCGAGGAGTGCGCCACGGTCGTGATCCAGGCGCTCTATGACGCCGCCGACGACGACTCCGCCACCGGTGGGCCGGACATGCAGCGCCGCATCTTCCCCGTGGTCATGACGGCGTCGGGCGACGGCGTCGACCGATTCGACGACGACCGGATCGGAACGCTCGTCGACAACATCGTCGCTGCCCGGCGCAGGCGTCCCGACGGTCCCGCAGCTCCGCTGGTCTGA
- a CDS encoding Pr6Pr family membrane protein, translating into MQATRSPAPVGTATPVFHPARPWIRVVRIVVAVAILAALVTNTVEAVLGISDTTPIRLWSYFTLQSNLVLAVIFLIGAFVAQDRLPAWWDTARGGAAFYMTMTGIIYVVLIAPPEEFLSWSLSWTGIVQHRIGPWAAFLDWALVWMTAKAGWKRPLSWLVYPILFLIAAMVRGAITGWYPYHFLDPLQAGGWGGVATLTGVVVIAFLVMAVVMHLVGRLRTAVATRDRSPTPPRAG; encoded by the coding sequence ATGCAGGCGACACGATCCCCGGCTCCCGTCGGGACCGCCACGCCGGTGTTCCACCCGGCTCGCCCGTGGATCCGCGTGGTGCGGATCGTGGTCGCCGTCGCCATCCTGGCGGCCCTCGTCACCAACACCGTCGAGGCTGTCCTGGGGATCTCCGACACGACCCCGATCCGACTCTGGTCCTATTTCACGCTGCAGTCCAACCTGGTGCTCGCCGTCATCTTTCTCATCGGAGCATTCGTGGCGCAGGACCGGCTGCCGGCCTGGTGGGATACGGCCCGCGGCGGAGCCGCGTTCTATATGACGATGACGGGGATCATCTATGTGGTCCTCATCGCGCCGCCGGAGGAATTCCTCAGCTGGAGCCTGAGCTGGACCGGCATCGTGCAACACCGGATCGGTCCGTGGGCCGCGTTCCTGGACTGGGCCCTGGTGTGGATGACCGCGAAAGCCGGTTGGAAGCGGCCCCTGAGCTGGTTGGTCTATCCCATCCTCTTCCTGATCGCGGCCATGGTCAGGGGAGCGATCACCGGGTGGTATCCCTATCACTTTCTCGATCCGCTGCAGGCCGGTGGCTGGGGCGGGGTGGCGACACTGACCGGCGTCGTCGTGATTGCCTTCCTCGTGATGGCTGTGGTCATGCACCTGGTCGGGCGGCTGCGCACAGCAGTTGCAACGCGCGATCGATCGCCGACTCCGCCTCGAGCGGGGTGA
- a CDS encoding prephenate dehydrogenase, with protein sequence MSADVTSRTEPQPAFKGLPLGPVLIIGTGLVGASVGCALTAIGEEVHLRDRVPSHARVAAGRGAGQVENISPDAVALVVVAVPPRALPGVLSGALEEFPHAVVTDVGSVKQGVLTALEANTAELGRYVGSHPMAGSHLAGPITATADLFQDRTWVVTPHAAARKDAVEAVVALAEACGARTVVMDSAEHDLAVAAVSHLPHAVSAMVAAGLENRPADHLVLAGQGVRDVTRIAAGDPDLWEQILTVNASAVGRELTALGQRLTELGQRLADHGDVRELLEAGRRGTRAIQGKHGTAPIDYAAVQIEIPDAPGSLARLFAHADELDINVEDISIEHDPVRQVGWLKIHVLPNRAEGFAEAMRQRGWLVV encoded by the coding sequence GTGAGCGCGGACGTCACCTCCCGGACCGAACCGCAACCCGCGTTCAAAGGCCTCCCGCTCGGGCCCGTGCTGATCATCGGCACCGGTCTGGTGGGTGCTTCGGTGGGCTGTGCGCTGACGGCGATCGGTGAAGAGGTGCACCTGCGCGACCGGGTGCCGAGTCATGCCCGGGTGGCCGCCGGCCGCGGCGCGGGCCAGGTGGAAAACATCAGTCCTGACGCGGTCGCTCTCGTCGTGGTAGCGGTGCCACCCCGGGCCCTCCCCGGAGTCCTTTCCGGAGCTCTGGAGGAGTTCCCGCACGCGGTCGTCACGGATGTCGGTTCGGTGAAGCAGGGCGTCCTCACCGCACTCGAGGCGAACACCGCGGAGCTGGGGCGCTATGTGGGGTCCCATCCCATGGCGGGCTCCCACCTCGCCGGCCCGATCACGGCGACCGCCGATCTCTTCCAGGACCGCACGTGGGTCGTCACCCCGCATGCCGCGGCCCGGAAGGATGCCGTCGAAGCCGTCGTCGCGCTGGCGGAGGCCTGCGGTGCCCGCACCGTGGTCATGGACTCGGCTGAACACGACCTGGCGGTCGCCGCCGTCTCCCACCTGCCGCACGCGGTGTCGGCCATGGTGGCCGCAGGCCTCGAGAACCGACCGGCGGATCATCTGGTGCTGGCCGGGCAGGGCGTACGCGATGTCACCCGCATCGCCGCCGGTGACCCGGACCTCTGGGAACAGATCCTGACCGTGAATGCCAGCGCAGTCGGACGCGAGCTGACCGCCCTCGGACAGCGGCTGACGGAGCTCGGGCAACGGCTGGCGGATCACGGTGATGTCCGCGAGCTGCTCGAGGCCGGCCGTCGTGGGACGCGGGCGATTCAGGGCAAGCACGGCACCGCGCCGATCGACTATGCAGCCGTCCAGATCGAGATTCCCGACGCCCCGGGTTCGCTGGCCAGGCTGTTCGCGCACGCCGACGAGCTCGACATCAACGTCGAGGACATCTCGATCGAGCACGATCCGGTGCGCCAGGTCGGTTGGCTGAAGATCCACGTTCTGCCGAATCGGGCCGAAGGATTCGCCGAGGCCATGCGACAGCGGGGCTGGCTCGTTGTCTGA
- a CDS encoding TetR family transcriptional regulator C-terminal domain-containing protein, translating to MPRVVDHTGRHGAIAQAVWALIARGGIETVTLRAVAAEAGMSLGQVQHYVDNKADLIRRACAAMIERAEATYRRDAPEADPLGSVRTILVHPFARTASAQAGVRVWLGFIAKSVDDAGIAELINEAKAGTEDEIARLLEAASADPSLARTLVALSDGLAERTLTGAITPLEAESAIDRALQLLCAAARPGA from the coding sequence ATGCCACGAGTCGTTGATCACACCGGACGCCACGGTGCCATTGCGCAAGCGGTGTGGGCCCTCATTGCCCGGGGTGGCATTGAAACGGTCACACTCCGCGCCGTGGCAGCGGAGGCCGGCATGTCGCTGGGCCAGGTCCAGCACTACGTCGACAACAAGGCGGATCTGATTCGTCGGGCCTGCGCTGCGATGATCGAACGCGCGGAGGCGACCTATCGTCGCGATGCTCCGGAAGCTGACCCGCTGGGCAGCGTGCGCACCATCCTCGTCCACCCGTTCGCCCGCACCGCGAGCGCGCAGGCCGGCGTCCGCGTCTGGTTGGGCTTCATCGCAAAATCCGTTGATGACGCCGGCATCGCCGAACTCATCAACGAGGCCAAGGCCGGGACGGAGGACGAGATCGCCCGGCTTCTCGAAGCGGCCTCGGCCGACCCGAGCCTGGCCCGGACCCTGGTGGCGCTGAGCGACGGTCTTGCGGAACGCACCCTCACCGGTGCGATCACCCCGCTCGAGGCGGAGTCGGCGATCGATCGCGCGTTGCAACTGCTGTGCGCAGCCGCCCGACCAGGTGCATGA
- a CDS encoding DUF2786 domain-containing protein, which yields MTLNDSRDARSRADDAAAACREAVWISSADIAPTTVARLFDQADRRWRAAAAQWLDESLRSAQKTAWRRGWQPADVHRLARRKSALAARLSQEVMAFELGGYARATVDRTFWDQLGELERDRNAGRSDAPMRRRTADSDWARSAATAAQLLSLLRTLPQVQKLCPPPGEATPTTDRPTTVVDDRVLARVRGLLAKAESTEFEAEAEAFTEGAQALMTRHSIDRAMLDHQATDHDAPGALRIGIENPYEQPKALLLAVVAEANQCRSVWSQRLGFSTVVGFAAELAAVESLFTSLLLQATSAMGRQGARRTSRTGSRTRAFRASFLEAYACRIGERLRETAAKETERASAGAGFGAALLPVLAARRQETDSAFEEMFPETTTSSSSRSYDLDGWQAGTAAADLAHISWGSELP from the coding sequence ATGACCCTCAACGACTCCCGCGACGCCCGCTCCCGCGCCGACGATGCCGCGGCGGCGTGTCGCGAGGCCGTGTGGATCAGCTCCGCTGACATCGCCCCGACCACCGTCGCCCGACTCTTCGATCAGGCTGATCGACGGTGGCGGGCCGCGGCCGCCCAGTGGCTCGACGAATCCCTGCGGTCCGCTCAGAAGACGGCCTGGCGCCGCGGCTGGCAGCCCGCCGATGTGCATCGCCTGGCCCGCCGCAAGTCGGCGCTCGCGGCCCGCCTGAGTCAGGAGGTGATGGCGTTCGAGCTGGGCGGCTATGCGCGGGCCACTGTCGACCGGACTTTCTGGGACCAGTTGGGCGAACTCGAACGCGACCGGAACGCGGGGCGCAGCGACGCTCCCATGCGACGTCGCACGGCGGATTCCGATTGGGCGCGGTCGGCAGCCACGGCTGCCCAGCTCCTCTCCCTGTTGCGGACGTTGCCGCAGGTGCAGAAGCTGTGTCCTCCGCCGGGCGAAGCGACACCGACCACCGATCGACCCACCACGGTGGTCGATGATCGCGTTCTCGCCAGGGTGCGAGGTCTCCTCGCCAAGGCCGAGTCCACCGAATTCGAGGCGGAGGCGGAGGCTTTCACCGAAGGGGCGCAGGCGCTCATGACCCGGCATTCGATCGATCGGGCGATGCTCGACCACCAGGCCACCGACCACGATGCGCCGGGGGCGCTTCGCATCGGCATCGAGAATCCCTACGAACAACCGAAGGCCCTCCTGCTGGCCGTCGTCGCGGAGGCCAACCAGTGCCGCAGCGTCTGGTCACAGCGGCTGGGCTTCTCCACCGTGGTGGGCTTCGCGGCCGAGTTGGCCGCGGTGGAGAGCCTCTTCACGTCGCTGCTGCTGCAGGCGACGTCAGCCATGGGGCGGCAGGGCGCGCGGCGCACCAGCCGGACCGGGTCCCGGACGCGGGCATTCCGGGCGTCCTTCCTGGAGGCGTACGCGTGTCGGATCGGCGAGCGCCTGCGCGAGACCGCGGCGAAGGAGACCGAACGGGCGAGTGCCGGCGCCGGTTTCGGAGCAGCCCTGCTCCCGGTTCTCGCGGCCCGGCGCCAGGAGACCGATTCGGCGTTCGAGGAGATGTTCCCCGAGACGACCACGAGTTCGTCGTCGCGGAGTTATGACCTCGACGGCTGGCAGGCCGGCACGGCTGCCGCCGACCTTGCCCACATTTCGTGGGGCAGCGAATTGCCGTGA
- a CDS encoding ubiquitin-like protein Pup has protein sequence MSESRFERARRDEEELEQEPARAAQESEDDFDSLLDEIDGVLEANAAEFVRSFVQKGGE, from the coding sequence ATGAGTGAATCACGGTTCGAACGCGCCCGTCGTGATGAGGAGGAGCTCGAGCAGGAGCCCGCCCGCGCCGCGCAGGAGAGCGAAGACGACTTCGACTCGCTGCTCGACGAGATCGACGGTGTCCTCGAGGCCAACGCTGCCGAGTTCGTCCGGTCCTTCGTCCAGAAGGGCGGCGAGTGA
- the arc gene encoding proteasome ATPase, whose product MSDLSSDLQARNTALRAEVADLRDRMARHSREVAQLEKRLSEARSDTRSVAAQNDRLARTLRDAKDRIVTLKSQLDALGAPPLTFGVLDELLPAEPNAELRIADIQTSNRRVRTTVAEEIDPAELLPGCQVLLNESMVIVGVVAQPLSGEVTALKDLLPDRRRAVVTAHADEELVVRLSDELMQQKLKPGDLLMIERKVLYAFEVVPRLEVEDLVLEEVPDIDYSAIGGLSRQIEQIQDAVELPFLHADLYAEYDLRAPKGVLLYGPPGCGKTMIAKAVANSLARKITDRTGEEGRSFFLNVKGPELLNKYVGETERYIRLIFQRARAKATEGMPVIVFFDEMDSLFRTRGSGVSSDVETTIVPQLLSELDGVEGLDNVIVIGASNREDMIDPAILRPGRLDVKIKIERPDAEAAREIFSRYFSPGLPLDAGDVERFGGDPETCRLEMVDAVVAHMYAESPENRFIEVTYAGGDKEILYFKDFASGAMIQNIVGRAKKAAIKERLRDGSGGIRVEHLLQSCDEEFAENEDLPNTTNPDDWARISGKKGERIAFIRTLFTAKHPTNRSIDTAANTGQYL is encoded by the coding sequence GTGAGCGACTTGAGCTCAGACCTGCAGGCCCGCAACACCGCGCTGAGGGCGGAGGTCGCCGATCTTCGTGATCGGATGGCCCGGCACTCGCGCGAAGTCGCCCAGCTGGAGAAGCGGCTGTCGGAGGCCCGCAGCGATACGCGGAGTGTGGCCGCCCAGAACGACCGGCTGGCCCGGACGCTCCGCGATGCCAAGGACCGCATCGTCACGCTCAAGTCCCAACTCGATGCCCTGGGGGCTCCGCCCCTGACCTTCGGCGTACTCGATGAGTTGTTGCCCGCCGAACCCAACGCCGAACTGCGTATAGCGGACATCCAGACCTCCAATCGCCGGGTGCGGACCACCGTCGCGGAGGAGATCGACCCGGCAGAGTTGCTGCCCGGCTGCCAGGTGCTGCTCAACGAATCGATGGTCATCGTCGGGGTCGTCGCGCAGCCGCTGTCCGGCGAGGTCACCGCGTTGAAGGACCTGCTTCCCGACCGCCGACGCGCGGTCGTGACGGCGCACGCCGACGAGGAACTGGTCGTCCGGCTCTCGGATGAGCTGATGCAACAGAAGCTCAAGCCCGGGGACCTGCTGATGATCGAACGCAAGGTGCTCTATGCGTTCGAGGTCGTGCCCCGGCTCGAGGTTGAGGACCTCGTGCTGGAGGAAGTGCCCGATATCGACTATTCGGCGATCGGCGGCCTTTCCCGCCAGATCGAACAGATCCAGGACGCGGTCGAATTGCCGTTCCTGCATGCGGATCTGTACGCCGAATACGACCTGCGGGCGCCCAAGGGGGTCCTGCTCTATGGTCCGCCCGGCTGCGGCAAGACGATGATCGCCAAGGCGGTGGCCAACTCCCTGGCCCGCAAGATCACCGACCGCACGGGCGAGGAGGGCCGCAGTTTCTTCCTCAATGTCAAGGGGCCCGAGCTGCTCAACAAATATGTGGGGGAGACCGAGCGCTATATCCGGCTGATCTTCCAGCGGGCCCGTGCGAAGGCGACCGAGGGCATGCCGGTCATCGTCTTCTTCGACGAGATGGATTCCCTGTTCCGCACGCGTGGTTCCGGGGTGTCCTCCGATGTGGAAACCACGATCGTGCCGCAGCTGTTGAGCGAGCTCGACGGGGTCGAGGGGCTCGACAATGTCATCGTGATCGGCGCGTCGAACCGGGAGGACATGATCGACCCGGCCATCCTGCGCCCGGGCCGGCTCGACGTGAAGATCAAGATCGAGCGACCGGATGCCGAGGCCGCCCGCGAGATCTTCAGCCGCTATTTCTCACCCGGTCTGCCGCTCGACGCGGGGGATGTCGAACGCTTCGGCGGTGATCCCGAAACGTGTCGGCTGGAGATGGTCGACGCGGTGGTTGCGCATATGTACGCCGAGTCGCCCGAGAACCGGTTCATCGAGGTGACGTACGCCGGCGGCGACAAGGAGATCCTGTATTTCAAGGATTTCGCCTCGGGAGCGATGATCCAGAACATCGTCGGCCGGGCCAAGAAGGCGGCCATCAAGGAGCGGCTGCGCGACGGTTCCGGCGGCATCCGGGTCGAACACCTCCTGCAGTCCTGTGACGAGGAATTCGCCGAGAACGAGGATCTGCCCAACACGACCAACCCGGACGACTGGGCCCGCATCTCCGGCAAGAAGGGGGAGCGCATCGCCTTCATCCGGACGCTGTTCACCGCGAAGCACCCGACGAACCGCAGCATCGATACGGCGGCGAACACGGGTCAGTATCTGTGA